In Cydia amplana chromosome 2, ilCydAmpl1.1, whole genome shotgun sequence, the following proteins share a genomic window:
- the LOC134657703 gene encoding ubiquitin carboxyl-terminal hydrolase isozyme L5, whose product MESAGDWCLIESDPGVFTQLIKKFGAKGVQVEELWTMEEGIFENLRPVHGLIFLFKFLQHEEPAGPVVTDNRLDKIYFAKQVINNACATQAVVSLLLNCTHPDVDIGPELTKLKEFSMSFDPRMRGLTLSNSQTIRMAHNSMSPYMHFEFDQKMASKDDDVYHFIGYMPIDGRLYELDGLREGPIDHGPIAPEQDWLDVVRPIIMKRINIYTEGEIHFNLMALVSDRKMIYERQLEELLNESQMMGMHSEEVENEIPRLRMLIEYEDVKMAKYQQEMARRKHNYIPFIVQLLKILAEEKKLTPLLEKAKERAAKKGPKKIKT is encoded by the exons ATGGAATCTGCAGGAGACTGGTGTTTGATTGAGAGTGATCCAGGTGTTTTCACACAACTGATAAAGAAATTTG GAGCTAAAGGTGTACAAGTAGAAGAATTATGGACCATGGAGGAAGGAATTTTTGAAAATCTAAG ACCTGTTCATGGACTTATATTTCTCTTCAAATTCTTACAACACGAGGAACCTGCTGGCCCCGTTGTGACAGACAACCGTCTTGATAAAATCTACTTTGCTAAACAG gttATCAATAATGCCTGTGCTACCCAAGCTGTAGTCAGCTTACTTCTAAACTGCACTCACCCAGACGTGGACATAGGCCCTGAGTTGACCAAGCTAAAGGAGTTCAGCATGTCATTTGACCCCCGTATGAGAGGCTTGACTTTGAGCAATTCGCAGACCATCCGCATGGCGCATAACTCCATGTCACCATACATGCACTTTGAGTTTGATCAGAAAATGGCTTCAAAG GATGACGACGTATATCACTTCatcggctatatgcctatcgacGGGCGGCTGTACGAGTTGGACGGGCTGCGCGAGGGTCCCATCGACCACGGACCCATCGCGCCGGAGCAAGACTGGCTCGACGTCGTCAGGCCCATCATCATGAAGCGCATCAACAT CTACACAGAAGGCGAGATCCACTTCAATCTAATGGCTCTCGTATCAGACAGAAAGATGATTTACGAACGTCAGCTGGAGGAACTTCTTAACGAGTCACAGATGATGGGCATGCACTCGGAAGAAGTTGAGAACGAGATACCCCGGCTCAGGATGCTTATAGAATACGAGGACGTCAAGATGGCCAAGTACCAGCAGGAGATGGCGCGGAGAAAACACAACTACATACCGTTTATAGTGCAGTTGCTCAAGATCTTGGCAGAGGAGAAAAAATTGACTCCACTATTGGAAAAGGCGAAGGAGCGTGCGGCGAAAAAAGGACCTAAAAAGATTAAGACGTAG
- the LOC134656338 gene encoding cell adhesion molecule Dscam2-like — translation SGLDRRKRVYRSLSDGQVIITQHFTERTVTPGGDISMQCSATGDRPPQFTWERDGVVVTTDARYSLGQLMTSDNSVVAQLNITRVRVEDGGLYSCIASEGDHSAIHENRLDVYGPPYIRVLPPIKVQSGESINLRCPFYGYPISKIDWEYKGKTINSNPFHSRYKRDRKRKRNAPTVNINGVLTLTEVSKEENGAVFTCIVTSPSGEMARRAFEIQVIEAPVLDDLLLGNNLQEGQIVNVYCNVRSGDLPIHFEWLKDGKRIPSGLKVVERSSELFSALVIKKVSLEHCGVYTCVASNHVAKVNRSTELYIKVAPKWLEEPSNSSLLLGRRGAVSCSASGYPQPQVHWMKKDALLGTWQPVLELAGGGILSLPNGTLVIEEVSLADEGLYSCNVENGVGQPLSKSVWMSVNKPVHFESSTANVTSRLGHPVNLACKPLGDDPIRVTWTHNGNVIDFRHHRSKLTETKTTLGIVSTISIQYSEAMDGGLYQCRASNPFGAASFAVHLTILEPPTPPSDLRVESVSSRVALVSWRDPRTSHAQYYSVQHVPQHYNVWEHAVTINVSRKDTDLRQSLELQNLRPATAYGVRVATGNQVGVSLFTAPVHFTTHEEAPSSPPNNVQAEQTDNPGELRASWMPPLKETHHGLIVGYHVKAVPQGSSVSDINESRTVKVLHQSGKQETLLSGLLKNTRYAVSIAAFTSAGSGPFSIPVFQDTREGAPEQAPLAVECTAVSPTSLRVGWQPLQAGASSLVGYSVLYAAEEDAWHNQTSLHTEIYLQGLLKYSNYTVKVAGFSNYGAGPFSYPIVCATLQDVPDPPADIKVLVLSGSSLLVSWKRPEHSNGILLYYTVYVKPTSSNGPPQSYRVEEGRTSAEVKELAAGRSYEAWVTATTRAGEGAPCRRVSHTPSSRVVAGVASLGGTVSVGVGSSLLLVCQCVGVPPPRTVWYHKHNIITHHPRFTRNHDDSLLINNIDPSLGGNYTCLAKNLYGSDSVEYSVVVLPLPEAPVLRATPHKHSILVEWEQPYYSHNKTSQKISYSLTWKVANGPWQEAWPAARPNLSVQKHTLTGLKCGTKYSVRITATNKVGTSQPAYLDVSTLGGVPIPPASSEWLWSNSTHLYVQRAGWDDGACPLRAFEVQHRPLGARAWRTAQTQSYTDLSSWSSYESGRSGSFAIGDLTPGTWYQVRVTATNEAGSVTTIYAYATKNEDGSEVGPPSEFLDLNMIVIICSSILLLICLLSCVYILVRRQRSGNLTEYRDSITVDNKSESGNLTANTSHTNLANMANVGNLSSKENAINAQNRIYSAPIHMRNNSKHELYEISPYAQFAVGFRTFGHVDNQDLPGRPKHRFDTETSFQVCSESEDSDSISKSTLKSVPRKACRQPHHR, via the exons tCAGGTCTTGACAGAAGAAAACGAGTTTACCGCAGTCTATCTGATGGTCAGGTGATCATCACACAACATTTCACAGAGAGAACTGTCACTCCTGGCGgtgat ATCAGCATGCAATGCTCAGCCACAGGAGACAGACCGCCTCAATTCACCTGGGAGCGAGATGGGGTCGTAGTCACCACTGATGCGAG GTATTCACTAGGTCAGCTGATGACCTCCGACAACTCGGTGGTTGCCCAGTTGAACATAACACGGGTGCGCGTGGAGGACGGCGGGCTGTACTCCTGCATCGCTTCGGAGGGCGACCATTCCGCCATCCACGAGAACCGACTGGACGTTTACG GTCCTCCGTACATAAGAGTCCTACCTCCGATCAAAGTTCAGAGCGGTGAATCAATCAACTTGAGGTGTCCTTTTTACGGATATCCTATCAG taaaaTCGACTGGGAGTACAAGGGCAAGACAATCAATTCCAACCCATTTCACTCGCGATACAAACGCGACCGGAAACGAAAAAGAAACGCGCCAACAGTTAACATTAACGGAGTTTTAACCCTCACAGAGGTTTCCAAAGAGGAAAATGGCGCCGTGTTCACTTGCATAGTCACCAGTCCTTCTGGAGAGATGGCTCGGAGAGCTTTCGAAATACAAGTCATCGAAGCTCCGGTGCTAGACGATTTGCTACTAGGGAATAATTTACAGGAGGGCCAGATTGTTAATGTGTATTGCAATGTCAGGAGTGGTGACCTACCAATACACTTTGAATGGTTAAAAGATGGAAAGAGGATACCCAGTGGTTTAAAG GTAGTAGAACGAAGTTCTGAGCTCTTCAGTGCCTTGGTAATCAAGAAGGTATCTCTAGAACACTGTGGAGTGTACACCTGTGTCGCCTCTAACCACGTCGCTAAGGTTAACAGATCTACGGAACTTTATATTAAAG TGGCCCCAAAATGGCTGGAAGAGCCGTCCAACTCGTCGCTCCTCCTGGGCCGGAGGGGAGCCGTCTCGTGCAGCGCCAGCGGCTACCCGCAGCCTCAGGTGCACTGGATGAAGAAGGACg CTCTTCTTGGCACGTGGCAGCCAGTCCTCGAGCTCGCCGGCGGCGGGATCCTCAGCCTGCCCAACGGGACCCTCGTGATAGAGGAGGTGTCCTTGGCTGACGAGGGCCTCTACTCGTGTAACGTCGAAAACGGCGTGGGGCAGCCTCTCAGCAAGTCTGTGTGGATGAGTGTCAACA aaCCCGTTCACTTTGAATCATCGACAGCCAACGTGACGTCACGGTTAGGGCACCCGGTAAATTTGGCATGCAAACCACTCGGCGATGACCCAATCAGGGTTACCTGGACCCACAACGGgaatgtcatcgattttagacATCACAG GTCAAAACTGACTGAGACCAAAACCACACTGGGCATTGTTAGCACAATCAGTATCCAATATTCCGAGGCGATGGACGGCGGCCTGTACCAGTGTCGAGCGAGCAACCCCTTCGGCGCTGCAAGCTTCGCTGTACATCTCACCATTTTAG AGCCTCCCACGCCGCCGTCCGACCTCCGCGTGGAGTCTGTCTCGTCGCGCGTCGCGCTCGTGTCGTGGCGCGACCCGCGGACGTCACACGCACAGTACTACTCCGTACAACATGTGCCGCAGCACTACAATGTTTGGGAGCACGCGGTCACCATCAACGTCTCTAG AAAAGACACAGATCTCCGGCAAAGCTTGGAGCTGCAGAACCTGAGGCCGGCCACTGCGTACGGCGTCCGAGTGGCCACCGGCAACCAAGTCGGCGTCAGTCTGTTCACCGCCCCCGTGCACTTCACCACACACGAAGAGG CTCCATCCTCACCCCCGAACAACGTGCAAGCAGAACAGACTGATAATCCCGGAGAGCTGCGAGCTTCCTGGATGCCTCCGCTGAAGGAGACCCACCACGGGCTTATAGTGGGGTATCACGTCAAGGCGGTGCCGCAGGGCAGCTCAG TATCGGACATCAATGAGTCACGGACAGTCAAGGTTTTACATCAATCAGGAAAACAAGAAACTTTACTAAGTGGACTCTTAAAGAACACtag GTATGCCGTGTCAATAGCAGCCTTCACCAGTGCGGGATCAGGACCTTTTTCAATACCCGTATTTCAAGATACCAGGGAAGGAG CGCCGGAGCAAGCGCCGCTGGCTGTGGAATGCACGGCGGTGTCGCCGACGTCACTGCGTGTGGGTTGGCAACCCCTGCAGGCCGGCGCCAGCTCGCTCGTCGGTTACTCTGTGCTCTACGCGGCAGAGG AAGACGCATGGCATAACCAAACGTCGCTCCACACAGAGATATACCTGCAGGGCCTGCTCAAGTACTCCAACTATACCGTCAAAGTGGCCGGTTTCTCCAACTACGGGGCAGGACCTTTCTCCTACCCGATCGTTTGTGCTACTTTACAGGATG TGCCCGACCCGCCAGCTGACATCAAAGTACTAGTGCTGTCGGGCTCCTCCCTGCTCGTCAGTTGGAAGAGACCGGAACATTCCAATGGAATACTGCTATATTATACAGTTTACGTCAAACCCACTTCCAG CAACGGCCCCCCTCAAAGTTACCGCGTGGAGGAGGGCCGCACCAGCGCCGAGGTCAAGGAGCTGGCCGCGGGACGCAGCTACGAGGCGTGGGTCACCGCCACCACCCGCGCCGGCGAGGGCGCGCCCTGTCGCCGCGTATCACACACCCCCTCGTCTAGGG TGGTAGCGGGCGTGGCATCCCTCGGCGGCACCGTGTCGGTGGGAGTGGGCAGCTCGCTGCTGCTGGTGTGCCAGTGCGTGGGCGTGCCGCCGCCGCGCACCGTGTGGTACCACAAGCACAACATCATCACGCACCACCCGCGCTTCACCAGGAACCATGACGATAGCCTGCTCATCAACA ACATAGACCCGTCTCTCGGCGGCAACTACACCTGCCTGGCGAAGAACCTGTACGGCTCGGACTCGGTGGAGTACTCGGTGGTGGTGCTGCCTCTGCCCGAGGCCCCGGTGCTGCGCGCCACGCCGCACAAGCACTCGATACTCGTGGAGTGGGAGCAGCCCTACTACTCGCACAACAAGACCAGCCAGAAGATTA GTTATAGTCTAACTTGGAAAGTGGCCAACGGGCCGTGGCAAGAGGCCTGGCCGGCGGCACGGCCCAATTTGTCGGTACAGAAGCATACATTGACGGGTCTCAAGTGTGGCACTAAGTACTCCGTCAGGATCACGGCCACTAACAAAGTGGGGACATCCCAACCGGCGTATCTGGACGTGAGCACCCTTGGGGGAG TGCCGATCCCGCCGGCGAGCAGCGAGTGGTTGTGGAGCAACAGCACGCACCTGTACGTGCAGCGCGCGGGCTGGGACGACGGCGCGTGCCCGCTGCGCGCGTTCGAGGTGCAGCACCGCCCGCTCGGCGCGCGCGCCTGGAGGACCGCGCAGACACAG AGTTACACGGACCTTTCATCGTGGAGCTCGTACGAGTCGGGGCGCAGCGGGTCGTTCGCCATCGGGGACCTGACGCCTGGCACCTGGTACCAGGTCCGCGTCACCGCCACCAACGAGGCTGGCAGCGTCACCACGATATACGCCTATGCTACTAAGAATGAGGATGGCA GCGAAGTCGGCCCGCCATCAGAATTTTTAGACTTGAATATGATCGTCATCATCTGCAGCTCGATTTTACTGCTCATTTGTCTTCTCAGCTGTGTTTATATACTGGTCAGGAGACAAAG AAGCGGCAATCTAACAGAGTACCGCGACTCGATAACCGTGGACAACAAGTCAGAGAGCGGCAACCTGACCGCCAACACGTCGCACACCAACCTCGCCAACATGGCCAACGTCGGCAACCTGTCCAGCAAGGAGAACGCCATCAACGCGCAGAACAGGATTTACAGCGCGCCCATACATATGAGGAACAATAGCAAGCATG AGCTATACGAGATCAGTCCGTACGCGCAGTTCGCGGTGGGCTTCCGTACGTTCGGGCACGTCGACAACCAGGACCTGCCCGGCCGCCCCAAGCaccgtttcgacacag aAACCAGTTTTCAAGTGTGCTCAGAGTCTGAGGATAGTGATAGTATATCAAAATCCACACTCAAGAGCGTGCCGAgaa AAGCATGTCGGCAACCACACCACAGATAA
- the LOC134662157 gene encoding phenoloxidase-activating enzyme 1-like — translation MFYCVTFVVIFGVLLAVDALRLPGIIDAYQPCGVEASPNPVHRNPWLVLLRYYRRGGAVDIRCGGTLVGKRHVVTAAHCVKIRADMYKVRLGEYDLRTKKDCVQGVCSEAKEIDVIDVTIHPAYRGSSHDIAVLTLGSDAPYTDFIRPICFPSSPAANATFVTSGWGEVPKTNENSNVKKKIEPLPQWNFTDCVNAYKYSDLPQYVICAGGADGMDTCRGDSGGPLVQHKNRAELAGVTSKGYVVCGTESKPGIYTNFLTYVNWVKEIMDKV, via the exons ATGTTTTATTGTGTGACGTTTGTGGTGATTTTTGGCGTCCTTCTGGCCGTAGATGCGCTGCGCCTTCCAGGTATCATAGATG CATATCAGCCGTGCGGAGTGGAGGCAAGCCCGAACCCGGTGCACCGAAACCCTTGGCTGGTGCTGCTGCGGTACtaccggcgcggcggcgcggtcgACATCCGCTGCGGCGGGACTCTCGTCGGCAAGAGGCACGTCGTCACGGCAGCACACTGCGTTAAGATTAGAGCCGATAT GTATAAAGTACGTTTAGGAGAGTATGACTTAAGGACCAAAAAGGACTGTGTGCAGGGCGTATGCTCCGAGGCGAAGGAAATAGACGTTATTGACGTCACAATCCACCCGGCCTACCGCGGCTCCAGCCACGATATCGCGGTTCTGACGCTCGGTTCTGATGCCCCATACACTG ATTTTATCCGACCGATATGTTTTCCATCTTCCCCGGCAGCCAACGCTACTTTCGTCACGTCAGGTTGGGGCGAGGTTCCCAAAACCAACGAGAACAGCAACGTAAAGAAGAAGATCGAACCGTTACCTCAGTGGAACTTCACGGACTGTGTGAACGCGTACAAGTACAGCGATCTACCTCAATATGTAATCTGTGCGGGGGGAGCAGACGGCATGGATACTTGCCGCGGCGATTCCGGCGGTCCTCTAGTGCAGCATAAAAACAGAGCGGAACTGGCTGGCGTGACCAGCAAGGGTTATGTCGTCTGCGGGACGGAAAGCAAACCTGGCATCTACACGAACTTTTTAACTTATGTTAACTGGGTTAAAGAGATAATGGATAAAGTTTAG